One Cupriavidus necator genomic region harbors:
- a CDS encoding ABC transporter permease, whose protein sequence is MADIEWGQIATLAAKEFRDRMRNRWVLAVALVFAVFSLVITYFGGAQQGQLGPRSVEYVIASLVSLVTYLIPLIALLLGFDAIVGERERGSLDLLLAMPLTRLELLLGKYLGLAAALALSTLAGFALVAVLLLRQFGWAGLSQYLGFMFSSVLLGLAFLSLALLVSVTGRERTRASGLAIALWFGYVLVFDLLLLGLLVAGGGEFGGAALAYALLLNPADVFRILNVFSLDQVRSLYGLAAIVPPALASPWLMGGAMLAWIVMPLALATWRFRQ, encoded by the coding sequence ATGGCCGACATAGAATGGGGACAGATCGCCACGCTGGCCGCCAAGGAGTTCCGCGACCGCATGCGTAATCGCTGGGTGCTGGCGGTGGCGCTGGTGTTCGCGGTGTTCTCGCTGGTCATCACCTATTTCGGCGGCGCCCAGCAGGGCCAGCTCGGCCCACGGTCGGTGGAGTACGTGATCGCCAGCCTGGTGAGCCTGGTGACCTACCTGATCCCGCTGATTGCGCTGCTGCTGGGCTTCGATGCCATCGTCGGCGAGCGCGAGCGCGGCTCGCTGGACCTGCTGCTGGCGATGCCCCTGACGCGGCTGGAGCTGCTGCTGGGCAAATACCTCGGCCTGGCCGCGGCGCTGGCGTTGTCCACGCTGGCCGGCTTCGCGCTGGTGGCGGTGCTGCTGCTGCGCCAGTTCGGCTGGGCCGGACTGAGCCAGTACCTGGGCTTCATGTTCAGCTCGGTGCTGCTGGGGCTGGCGTTCCTGAGCCTGGCCCTGCTGGTTTCCGTGACGGGGCGCGAGCGCACGCGCGCCTCGGGGCTGGCGATCGCGCTGTGGTTCGGCTACGTGCTGGTGTTCGACCTGTTGTTGCTCGGGCTGCTGGTCGCCGGCGGCGGCGAGTTCGGCGGCGCAGCGCTGGCGTACGCGCTGCTGCTCAATCCCGCCGATGTCTTTCGCATCCTCAACGTCTTTTCCCTCGACCAGGTGCGCAGCCTTTACGGGCTCGCCGCCATCGTGCCCCCTGCGCTGGCAAGCCCCTGGCTGATGGGCGGCGCGATGCTGGCCTGGATCGTTATGCCGCTGGCACTTGCTACCTGGAGGTTCCGCCAATGA
- a CDS encoding c-type cytochrome: MSKRKIVVLGMGIIVQALVACGKQTPAEPAAAAPAPEPAAAVAAAAPVNELGKSVYGKTCAMCHAAGVAGAPKPGNKDDWGPRIAQGNDTLYKHALEGFTGSKGMMPARGGSTSLQDGDVKAAVDFMVAQSH, translated from the coding sequence ATGAGCAAGAGGAAGATCGTGGTATTGGGCATGGGCATCATCGTTCAGGCACTGGTCGCCTGCGGCAAGCAGACACCGGCCGAGCCCGCGGCGGCGGCCCCCGCACCAGAGCCGGCAGCAGCAGTGGCCGCCGCCGCGCCCGTGAACGAGCTGGGCAAGTCGGTGTATGGCAAGACCTGCGCGATGTGCCATGCGGCCGGCGTGGCCGGCGCACCCAAGCCGGGCAACAAGGACGACTGGGGCCCGCGCATCGCGCAGGGCAACGACACGCTCTACAAGCACGCGCTCGAAGGCTTCACCGGCAGCAAGGGCATGATGCCGGCGCGCGGCGGCAGTACCTCGCTGCAGGACGGCGACGTCAAGGCCGCCGTCGACTTCATGGTGGCGCAATCGCACTGA
- a CDS encoding U32 family peptidase codes for MGAPMSETFVPAQQAANVPRFGIALGPLLYYWPRETVMQFYAAAADSAVDRVYLGETVCTRRHELRHAHWLEIATMLREAGKEVVLSTPVLIESDTDIAWMRRVCEQDDYLVEANDLGAVRCMGGRPFVGGPHLNVYHADTLAWLAGLGARGCAVPVEMDGPTLCRLAAGRPRGVSLEAMVWGRMPLAFSARCFTARHHRLRKDSCEFRCLDYPDGLVAATGEGQPFFTLNGVQTQSATCLDLCGEAVSMAAMGVDMLRVSPHASGTLDVVATLAAIRAGERPAAPTGITPAGAQPCNGYWHGAAGIVWEERT; via the coding sequence ATGGGTGCACCAATGTCTGAAACCTTCGTCCCGGCGCAGCAGGCCGCCAACGTGCCGCGCTTCGGCATTGCGCTTGGGCCGCTGCTTTACTACTGGCCGCGCGAAACCGTGATGCAGTTCTACGCGGCGGCGGCGGATTCGGCAGTTGATCGCGTCTATCTCGGCGAGACCGTCTGCACGCGCCGGCACGAGTTGCGCCATGCGCACTGGCTGGAAATTGCCACGATGCTGCGCGAGGCCGGCAAGGAAGTGGTGCTGTCCACCCCGGTGCTGATCGAGTCCGACACCGATATCGCCTGGATGCGGCGCGTCTGCGAGCAGGATGACTACCTGGTCGAGGCCAACGACCTCGGCGCGGTGCGCTGCATGGGCGGGAGGCCATTCGTGGGCGGCCCGCACCTGAACGTCTACCACGCCGATACGCTGGCGTGGCTTGCGGGTCTGGGCGCCAGGGGCTGTGCGGTGCCGGTGGAGATGGATGGGCCTACGCTCTGCAGACTGGCGGCGGGGCGCCCCCGTGGCGTCTCGCTCGAAGCCATGGTCTGGGGCCGCATGCCGCTCGCGTTCTCGGCGCGCTGCTTCACCGCGCGCCATCACCGCCTGCGCAAGGACAGTTGCGAGTTCCGCTGCCTCGACTATCCGGACGGGCTGGTTGCCGCCACCGGTGAGGGGCAGCCGTTCTTCACCCTCAACGGCGTGCAGACGCAGTCCGCCACCTGCCTCGACCTGTGCGGGGAAGCGGTGTCGATGGCGGCGATGGGCGTCGATATGCTGCGTGTCAGTCCGCATGCGTCGGGAACGCTGGATGTGGTGGCCACGCTCGCGGCCATACGCGCCGGCGAACGCCCCGCCGCCCCGACCGGCATCACGCCCGCCGGCGCGCAGCCCTGCAATGGCTACTGGCACGGCGCGGCCGGTATCGTGTGGGAGGAGCGGACGTGA
- a CDS encoding FAD:protein FMN transferase: MNASRPDRPNPGRRRLLCAWPLLATGLWIRPALADPRVAQSSRTLMGTRVDITVQARHADTAAPAMAAAWAEMARLADLMSRYRVGSQVHALQLAAGVQPVKVAPEMLRVLGMANRMSRRSAGAFDITVGAFAGWNFDPAHPAMPDQAEIARELPLVNYRDVVVDPRAETAFLRRQGMRIDLGGIAKLPVLQAGMDVLRQHGLDGAMINGGGDVLVSGALQGRAWRIGVRDPLAPARLTGVIAMHDGLVAASGDYERCFMQAGRRYHHILDPGTGMPSAGPHGVTLVARGVDDINGLGAAIMVAGETAGRHWLEALPGVDAMIVGPGGRRWLSAGMAGRLIG; this comes from the coding sequence ATGAACGCTTCCCGTCCTGACAGGCCGAACCCGGGACGGCGGCGGCTGCTGTGCGCATGGCCGCTGCTTGCCACGGGCTTATGGATCCGGCCCGCACTGGCCGACCCGCGCGTAGCACAGTCGTCGCGCACGCTGATGGGTACCCGCGTCGACATCACCGTGCAAGCCCGCCATGCCGACACCGCGGCGCCGGCGATGGCGGCGGCCTGGGCCGAGATGGCGCGGCTCGCCGACCTGATGAGTCGCTACCGCGTCGGCAGCCAGGTCCACGCGCTGCAACTGGCGGCGGGCGTGCAGCCCGTGAAGGTCGCGCCGGAGATGCTGCGCGTACTCGGCATGGCAAACCGGATGTCCCGGCGCAGTGCCGGCGCGTTCGACATCACCGTCGGCGCCTTCGCCGGCTGGAACTTCGATCCGGCCCACCCGGCAATGCCGGACCAGGCCGAGATCGCACGCGAACTGCCGCTGGTGAACTATCGCGACGTGGTGGTCGATCCCCGCGCTGAGACTGCCTTCCTGCGCCGGCAGGGCATGCGGATCGATCTGGGCGGCATTGCCAAGCTGCCGGTCCTGCAGGCCGGCATGGATGTCCTGCGGCAACACGGCCTTGACGGTGCGATGATCAACGGTGGCGGCGACGTGCTGGTCAGCGGCGCGCTGCAGGGGCGTGCATGGCGCATCGGCGTGCGCGACCCGCTCGCGCCAGCGCGACTGACCGGCGTGATCGCCATGCACGACGGCCTGGTCGCCGCATCAGGCGACTACGAACGCTGCTTCATGCAAGCCGGGCGCAGGTACCACCATATCCTCGACCCCGGCACCGGCATGCCGAGCGCGGGGCCGCACGGCGTGACACTGGTGGCGCGCGGCGTGGACGACATCAACGGGCTCGGCGCTGCCATCATGGTGGCAGGCGAGACCGCGGGCCGGCACTGGCTGGAGGCATTGCCCGGCGTCGACGCCATGATCGTCGGGCCCGGCGGGCGGCGCTGGCTGTCGGCCGGCATGGCGGGTCGCCTGATCGGCTGA
- a CDS encoding nitrous oxide reductase family maturation protein NosD codes for MALLVRNVLAETRRVKPGDALQQAIAMAHAGDVLEIERGRYDGNFVVDKPLTLRGIGRPTLSGGMHGDTLRITAPDVLVEGLIVRDSGDSLKDQNAGLYIRPGAHRAVVRHCDLTYNLFGLWIEKADDVRIEGNVITGKRDYSSSQRGNGIQLYNTRGARIIGNNIGFVRDALYVDVSHHATFRGNRLHHSRYGSHYMNSYHNLWEDNDSYYNRGGLALMEVRDQVVRNNRTWGNSDHGIMLRTVQDSVIEGNVVAGNDRGFFIYDVEYATLRSNLVTDNRVGVHLSAGSTRNVVQGNDFIGNREQVRYVGARDEPWGDRAGGPGGNHWSNYLGWDRDGDGIGDVPYEANDIVDRLRWRHPGVALLLDSPAVQALRMVGRQFPVLRVPSVVDAAPRMNPRHRDWSFWRDKHYPGR; via the coding sequence ATGGCGCTGCTGGTGCGCAATGTGCTGGCGGAAACCCGGCGCGTGAAGCCGGGCGACGCGTTGCAGCAGGCCATCGCCATGGCACACGCCGGCGACGTGCTGGAGATCGAGCGCGGCCGCTACGACGGCAATTTCGTCGTCGACAAGCCGCTCACGCTGCGCGGCATCGGCAGGCCGACACTCAGTGGCGGGATGCACGGCGACACGCTGCGCATCACCGCGCCGGATGTGCTGGTGGAGGGCCTGATCGTGCGGGATTCCGGCGACAGCCTGAAGGACCAGAACGCCGGCCTCTACATCCGGCCGGGTGCGCACCGCGCGGTCGTGCGCCACTGCGACCTGACCTACAACCTGTTCGGGCTGTGGATCGAGAAGGCCGACGACGTGCGAATTGAAGGCAATGTGATCACCGGCAAGCGTGACTACAGTTCCTCGCAGCGCGGCAATGGCATCCAGCTCTACAACACGCGCGGCGCCCGCATCATCGGCAACAACATCGGCTTCGTGCGCGACGCGCTCTACGTGGACGTCTCGCACCATGCGACCTTCCGCGGCAACCGGCTCCACCACAGTCGCTATGGCAGCCACTACATGAACTCCTACCACAACCTGTGGGAGGACAACGACAGCTACTACAACCGCGGCGGCCTGGCCCTGATGGAAGTGCGCGACCAGGTCGTGCGCAACAACCGCACCTGGGGTAATTCTGACCACGGCATCATGCTGCGCACGGTGCAGGACTCCGTGATTGAAGGCAACGTGGTCGCCGGCAACGACCGCGGCTTCTTCATCTACGACGTCGAGTACGCAACGCTGCGCAGCAACCTGGTGACGGACAACCGCGTGGGTGTACATCTGTCCGCGGGGTCGACGCGCAATGTGGTGCAGGGCAATGACTTCATCGGCAACCGCGAGCAGGTGCGCTATGTCGGCGCACGCGATGAGCCGTGGGGCGACCGCGCAGGCGGCCCCGGCGGGAACCACTGGAGCAACTACCTGGGCTGGGACCGCGACGGCGACGGCATCGGTGACGTGCCCTACGAGGCGAACGACATCGTGGACCGTCTGCGTTGGCGCCATCCGGGTGTGGCGCTGCTGCTGGACAGCCCGGCGGTGCAGGCGCTGCGCATGGTCGGGCGCCAGTTTCCCGTGCTGCGGGTGCCCAGCGTCGTCGACGCGGCCCCGCGCATGAATCCCCGACATCGAGACTGGAGCTTCTGGCGTGACAAGCATTACCCCGGCCGCTGA
- the ubiT gene encoding ubiquinone anaerobic biosynthesis accessory factor UbiT, translating to MSVLQTLMAGVHRRMPARACALPLVAALEIARRAGWLEPPAALDGHSFLLTVEDLGLDVPFRCEGGRFHTGRSDGSAPALTLRARAVDYLRLLGGEADTDTLFFQRKLVISGDTALGLEVKYWLDAAPRPAWVGDVVSRMLGRAVPG from the coding sequence GTGAGTGTACTGCAAACGCTGATGGCGGGCGTGCATCGCCGCATGCCGGCACGTGCCTGCGCGCTGCCGCTGGTTGCCGCGCTGGAAATCGCGCGCCGTGCCGGTTGGCTCGAACCGCCGGCGGCGCTCGATGGGCACAGCTTCCTGCTGACGGTGGAAGATCTGGGGCTGGACGTGCCATTTCGCTGCGAGGGCGGGCGCTTCCATACCGGCCGCTCGGATGGTTCCGCCCCCGCGCTGACGCTGCGCGCACGCGCGGTCGACTATCTTCGCCTGCTGGGCGGCGAAGCCGATACCGATACGCTGTTCTTCCAGCGCAAGCTGGTGATCAGCGGCGACACCGCGCTCGGGCTGGAAGTGAAATACTGGCTCGATGCCGCGCCGCGGCCGGCGTGGGTTGGCGACGTGGTGTCGCGAATGCTTGGCCGGGCAGTGCCCGGCTGA
- a CDS encoding ATP-binding cassette domain-containing protein gives MTSITPAADGCAIELRDVTRHYGAVRAVDGVDLQVRRGEMFGLIGHNGAGKSTLFRMMLGLVPATGGELTVDGACVRSRAFRAARRHIGYLPENLVLYDNLSGLETLRFFARLKRADAGDCQMLLERVGLAAAGKRPVREYSKGMRQRLGFAQALLGSPRVLFLDEPSNGLDPAAIRDFYAMLRALREQGVTIVMTSHILAELQERVDRLAIMANGRVRALGSVAQLREQNDMPLTLALRVEPDMQPALRERLAAVPVLGWQATGAEIELRCPRTAKMTVLSLLAGDVQDLQIREPSLEDLFFGLGG, from the coding sequence GTGACAAGCATTACCCCGGCCGCTGACGGCTGCGCGATCGAACTGCGCGACGTTACCCGGCACTATGGCGCCGTGCGCGCGGTCGACGGCGTCGACCTGCAGGTGCGGCGCGGCGAGATGTTCGGCCTGATCGGCCACAACGGCGCCGGCAAGAGCACGCTGTTCCGGATGATGCTGGGCCTGGTGCCGGCCACCGGCGGCGAGCTGACCGTGGACGGCGCCTGTGTGCGCAGCCGCGCGTTCCGCGCCGCGCGCCGGCATATCGGCTACCTGCCGGAAAACCTGGTCCTGTACGACAACCTGAGCGGGCTGGAGACGCTGCGCTTCTTCGCCAGGCTGAAGCGCGCGGACGCGGGGGACTGCCAGATGCTGCTCGAGCGCGTCGGGCTGGCCGCGGCCGGCAAGCGGCCGGTTCGCGAGTACTCCAAGGGAATGCGCCAGCGGCTGGGCTTCGCCCAGGCCCTGCTGGGTTCGCCGCGCGTGCTGTTCCTGGACGAACCCAGCAACGGCCTCGATCCCGCCGCGATCCGTGATTTCTACGCCATGCTGCGTGCGCTGCGGGAGCAGGGCGTCACCATCGTCATGACCTCGCACATCCTGGCCGAGCTGCAGGAGCGCGTGGACCGGCTGGCCATCATGGCCAACGGGCGGGTGCGGGCGCTGGGCAGCGTGGCGCAGCTGCGCGAGCAGAACGACATGCCGCTGACGCTGGCCTTGCGGGTCGAGCCGGACATGCAGCCGGCGCTGCGCGAACGCCTCGCCGCGGTGCCGGTGCTCGGCTGGCAAGCCACGGGTGCCGAGATCGAGCTGCGCTGTCCGCGCACGGCCAAGATGACCGTGCTGTCGCTGCTGGCGGGCGACGTGCAGGACTTGCAGATCCGCGAGCCTTCGCTGGAAGACCTGTTCTTTGGACTGGGGGGATAA
- a CDS encoding NosR/NirI family protein, with protein sequence MQPLKHFGAAIVAALFLLLMAGPRPVHAGSAYEAALPPDLRTARNLCALVPCQEVFPGAESFSERIGQPPYVEAYGRAGADGKKPKLGYVMLSTDITDTPAYSGKPVVTLIGMDTNGRFVGVKVLKHSEPILLLGIPESALLKFNQQYLGKSVADKIEIGASRPDEGVLGVDAISGATVTVMAQNQVLTTAGAAVARQVGILAPTRREPARFAPGNPHASWTQLAAQGAVQRLRVMPEQVGLARSDDPFIELWFGNLDHPDVGRSLLGEQGYANLRTQLKPDEHAIFIIRTAGSESFKGSGFVRGGIYDRVQVKQGADSFTFRDLDYLNLYGLAAEGAPAYNESAIFVIRSKAFSSAYPWKLSLLGNRVDRATGARSFTSFDAAYWLPGELLEGGRPEIDDPAAPWVRVWKSRAAGIALFAALLVVVTVVYAFRERLTRRATLRNKWPVNAFKYSAWALSIGFVGFGAMAQPSVTQVLTWFHALLFQWTWSLFLSDPFIFLFWIFIILTVFVFGRGLFCGWLCPFGSLSEAIHKFGGMIGLRRWQRHLPRAWHDRLKWLKYVIFFGLLAVSMFSMGLAEKLAEVEPFKTTFLVGITHRAWPYGLFVCTLLGLSLFVERPYCKYICPLGAALAMPSTFRWFGLRRKQDCNSCKACAVGCGSQAIDANGRIDHRECLHCLDCMVLYTDAGGCPPLARERKRRERDGLALTPIGRDGYFIPIQPVAPMPAKVANGPDPRMPTDPVAPLHMAKAVGLKRLWLELCDHLWPWSMAGWRSQRALLLAGMSVALAATAAWGLAALGQLSSVAVIAWWFGWSTYEVLIRMAGRRYVQDGPWWRNRYRRAGWMDMVSYVGFKNLLIGAALFLTLKAMGLLLP encoded by the coding sequence ATGCAGCCCCTGAAGCATTTTGGTGCGGCCATCGTGGCCGCCCTTTTCCTGCTGCTCATGGCCGGCCCGCGCCCGGTCCATGCGGGCAGTGCCTACGAGGCGGCATTGCCGCCGGACCTGCGCACCGCCCGCAACCTTTGCGCACTGGTGCCATGCCAGGAAGTCTTTCCAGGCGCAGAGAGCTTTTCCGAGCGCATCGGGCAGCCTCCCTACGTCGAGGCCTACGGCCGCGCCGGTGCCGACGGCAAGAAGCCAAAGCTTGGCTACGTGATGCTGTCCACCGACATTACCGACACGCCCGCCTATTCCGGCAAGCCGGTGGTGACGCTGATCGGCATGGACACGAATGGGCGATTCGTCGGCGTAAAAGTGCTCAAGCATTCGGAGCCGATCCTGCTGCTCGGCATTCCGGAATCTGCACTGTTGAAGTTCAACCAGCAGTACCTGGGCAAGTCCGTCGCCGACAAGATCGAGATCGGGGCGTCCAGGCCCGACGAGGGCGTGCTGGGCGTCGATGCCATCTCTGGCGCCACGGTCACCGTGATGGCACAGAACCAGGTATTGACGACCGCCGGCGCCGCAGTGGCCCGCCAGGTCGGCATCCTCGCGCCCACGCGGCGCGAGCCGGCCCGCTTCGCGCCGGGCAACCCGCACGCGAGCTGGACTCAGCTGGCGGCGCAAGGGGCGGTCCAGCGGCTGCGCGTCATGCCCGAGCAGGTGGGGCTGGCACGTTCGGACGATCCCTTCATCGAGCTCTGGTTCGGCAACCTGGACCATCCCGACGTGGGCCGCAGCCTGCTCGGCGAGCAGGGCTACGCCAACCTGCGCACGCAGCTCAAGCCGGACGAGCATGCGATCTTCATCATCCGCACCGCCGGCTCGGAGTCGTTCAAGGGCTCGGGCTTCGTGCGCGGCGGGATCTATGATCGTGTGCAGGTGAAGCAGGGGGCCGACTCCTTTACCTTCCGCGACCTCGACTACCTGAACCTGTACGGCCTGGCCGCCGAGGGCGCGCCGGCGTACAACGAATCGGCCATCTTCGTGATCCGCTCGAAAGCATTCTCGTCGGCGTATCCGTGGAAGCTGTCGCTGCTCGGCAACCGCGTCGACCGCGCCACGGGGGCGCGCAGCTTTACCAGCTTCGATGCGGCCTACTGGTTGCCGGGCGAGTTGCTGGAGGGTGGCCGGCCGGAGATCGACGACCCCGCCGCGCCCTGGGTGCGGGTGTGGAAGTCGCGCGCGGCCGGGATTGCCCTGTTCGCCGCGCTGCTGGTGGTCGTGACCGTCGTTTATGCATTCCGCGAGCGGCTGACGCGCCGGGCGACGCTTCGGAACAAGTGGCCCGTCAACGCCTTCAAGTACAGCGCCTGGGCACTGAGCATCGGCTTCGTGGGCTTCGGCGCGATGGCACAGCCGTCGGTCACGCAGGTGCTGACGTGGTTCCACGCGCTGCTGTTCCAGTGGACGTGGTCGCTGTTCCTGTCCGATCCGTTCATCTTCCTGTTCTGGATCTTCATCATCCTGACGGTATTCGTGTTCGGGCGCGGGCTGTTCTGCGGCTGGCTGTGCCCGTTCGGGTCATTGTCCGAAGCCATCCACAAGTTCGGCGGCATGATCGGTCTGCGGCGCTGGCAGCGGCATCTGCCGCGGGCCTGGCACGACCGCCTGAAATGGTTGAAGTACGTCATCTTCTTCGGGCTGCTGGCGGTGTCGATGTTCTCGATGGGGCTGGCCGAGAAGCTCGCCGAGGTCGAGCCTTTCAAGACCACGTTCCTGGTCGGCATCACGCACCGCGCCTGGCCGTACGGCCTGTTCGTGTGCACGCTGCTGGGCCTGTCGCTATTCGTCGAGCGGCCCTACTGCAAATACATCTGCCCGCTCGGTGCTGCGCTGGCGATGCCCAGCACCTTCCGCTGGTTTGGGCTGCGGCGCAAGCAGGACTGCAACAGCTGCAAGGCCTGCGCCGTCGGCTGCGGCTCGCAGGCAATCGACGCGAACGGTCGCATCGACCATCGCGAATGCCTGCACTGCCTGGATTGCATGGTGCTCTATACCGACGCCGGCGGCTGCCCGCCGCTGGCCAGGGAACGCAAGCGGCGCGAGCGCGATGGGCTCGCGCTTACGCCGATTGGCCGCGACGGCTATTTCATCCCGATCCAACCGGTGGCGCCAATGCCAGCCAAAGTCGCCAACGGACCGGATCCGCGCATGCCGACCGATCCGGTCGCGCCGTTGCACATGGCCAAGGCCGTCGGCCTGAAGCGGCTTTGGCTGGAGCTGTGCGATCACCTCTGGCCGTGGAGCATGGCGGGCTGGCGCTCGCAGCGTGCGCTGCTGCTGGCCGGCATGTCGGTGGCGCTGGCCGCCACGGCGGCCTGGGGGCTGGCCGCACTCGGGCAGCTGTCGTCCGTGGCCGTGATCGCCTGGTGGTTCGGGTGGAGCACGTACGAGGTCCTGATCCGCATGGCGGGCCGCCGCTACGTCCAGGACGGCCCGTGGTGGCGCAACCGCTACCGGCGCGCGGGCTGGATGGACATGGTCAGCTACGTCGGCTTCAAGAACCTGCTGATCGGCGCGGCGCTGTTCCTGACGCTGAAGGCCATGGGGCTGCTGCTGCCATGA
- the nosZ gene encoding TAT-dependent nitrous-oxide reductase — MSKEKASIGNGPGGIGRRQFLGTAALAGLAGVVACTDKGAAPAAAAVGAPASGAHGAAHGAGASVHLKPGELDTYYGLWSGGHTGDMRVLGLPSGREILRIPCFVPDALVGWGITNESKKVMGARPDGTLRYTVADTHHTHASYKDGNYDGRYAWVNDKINSRIARIRLDYFICDKITELPNVQGFHGIFPDKRDPVDTKINYTTRVFCGGEFGIPLPSAPTEDAGKYRSLFTCVDAETMAVRWQVLIDGNCDLVATSYDGKLAATNQYNTENGAHFEDMMSAERDACVFFNIARIEAAVQAGKFKTYGDSKVPVVDGTQAANKDPKTALTAYVSVPKNPHGVNASPDQKYFICAGKLSPTATVIELSRVLGWFDGKQEKLDDAIVAEVELGLGPLHTAFDGRGNAYTTLFLDSQLVKWNLDAAIKFHKGDKNAKYVVDRLDLQYQPGHVNASQSETVAADGKYLAVGCKFSKDRFLPVGPLHPENEQLIDISGQKMVLMADHPVRGEPHDFIIFKRELVRPKQVYALDDFPLAIKDPKESGVFRNGRKVTVKITSQAPAFSLREFKLKKGDEVTLILTNLDKIEDLTHGFAIPKYNVNFIVNPQETASVTFVADKPGVFWCYCTHFCHALHLEMRTRMIVEA, encoded by the coding sequence ATGAGCAAAGAGAAGGCATCGATCGGCAACGGTCCAGGCGGTATCGGTCGCCGCCAGTTTCTCGGCACGGCAGCGCTGGCCGGCCTAGCGGGGGTGGTCGCCTGCACAGACAAGGGCGCCGCGCCCGCGGCGGCGGCCGTTGGCGCACCGGCAAGCGGGGCACACGGGGCCGCGCACGGCGCAGGCGCGTCCGTGCACCTCAAGCCCGGGGAACTGGATACGTACTATGGCCTCTGGAGCGGCGGGCATACCGGCGACATGCGCGTGCTGGGGCTGCCGTCGGGGCGCGAGATCCTGCGCATCCCGTGCTTCGTGCCCGATGCGCTGGTCGGCTGGGGCATTACCAATGAATCGAAGAAGGTGATGGGCGCCCGGCCGGACGGCACGCTGCGCTACACGGTGGCCGATACCCACCATACCCATGCTTCGTACAAGGACGGCAACTACGACGGCCGCTATGCCTGGGTCAACGACAAGATCAATTCCCGCATCGCGCGCATCCGCCTCGACTACTTCATCTGCGACAAGATCACCGAGTTGCCCAATGTGCAGGGCTTCCACGGCATCTTCCCGGACAAGCGGGATCCGGTCGACACGAAGATCAACTACACCACACGCGTGTTCTGCGGCGGCGAGTTTGGCATTCCGCTGCCCAGTGCGCCGACCGAGGATGCCGGCAAGTACCGCAGCCTGTTCACCTGCGTGGACGCCGAGACGATGGCGGTGCGCTGGCAGGTGCTGATCGACGGCAACTGCGACCTGGTGGCCACCTCCTATGACGGCAAGCTGGCGGCGACCAACCAGTACAACACGGAAAACGGCGCGCACTTCGAGGACATGATGTCCGCCGAGCGCGATGCCTGCGTATTCTTCAACATCGCTCGTATCGAGGCGGCGGTGCAGGCGGGCAAGTTCAAGACCTACGGCGATTCGAAGGTGCCGGTGGTCGACGGCACGCAAGCGGCCAACAAGGACCCGAAGACCGCGCTGACGGCCTACGTATCGGTGCCGAAGAACCCGCACGGGGTCAACGCCAGTCCCGACCAGAAGTACTTCATCTGCGCGGGCAAGCTCTCGCCCACGGCCACGGTGATCGAGCTGTCGCGCGTGCTTGGCTGGTTCGACGGCAAGCAGGAGAAGCTCGACGATGCCATCGTCGCCGAGGTGGAGCTGGGTCTCGGGCCGCTGCACACGGCCTTCGATGGCCGCGGCAATGCCTACACCACGCTGTTCCTCGACAGCCAGCTCGTGAAATGGAATCTCGATGCGGCGATCAAGTTCCACAAGGGTGACAAGAACGCCAAGTACGTGGTCGATCGGCTGGACCTGCAGTACCAGCCCGGCCACGTCAACGCCTCGCAGTCCGAGACGGTTGCGGCCGACGGCAAGTACCTGGCGGTCGGCTGCAAGTTCTCGAAGGACCGTTTCCTGCCGGTCGGACCGCTGCATCCGGAGAACGAGCAGCTGATCGACATCTCCGGCCAGAAGATGGTGCTGATGGCGGACCACCCGGTGCGTGGCGAGCCGCATGACTTCATCATCTTTAAACGCGAGCTGGTGCGGCCGAAGCAGGTCTACGCGCTGGACGACTTCCCGCTGGCGATCAAGGACCCGAAGGAGTCGGGCGTGTTCCGCAATGGCCGCAAGGTCACCGTGAAGATCACGTCGCAGGCGCCGGCCTTCAGCCTGCGCGAGTTCAAGCTGAAGAAGGGTGACGAGGTCACGCTGATCCTGACCAATCTCGACAAGATCGAGGACCTGACCCACGGCTTCGCGATCCCGAAGTACAACGTCAACTTCATCGTCAACCCGCAGGAGACGGCATCGGTCACCTTCGTTGCCGACAAGCCGGGCGTGTTCTGGTGCTACTGCACCCACTTCTGCCACGCACTCCACCTGGAAATGCGCACCCGCATGATTGTGGAGGCCTGA